One part of the Lotus japonicus ecotype B-129 chromosome 2, LjGifu_v1.2 genome encodes these proteins:
- the LOC130735908 gene encoding uncharacterized protein LOC130735908, which translates to MDPNNLPDWNTFYNECVEDFMNDTFVEDMMQQEMEFYQQQQQHANTVRPKKTRRVIKRDREAGNERLMKDYFSENPVYTEELFRRRFRMRKHVFLRIVEALGSYNPYFLMSVDAVGRQGLSPLQKCTAAIRMLAYGSPADSVDEYVRIGESTAIECLKNFVEGVCEVFGGQYLRRPNEEDMTRLLQWGESRGFPGMLGSIDCMHWEWKNCPVAWKGQYTRGDHGRPTIMLEAVASQDLWIWHAFFGIAGSNNDITVLNQSPVFNEVLRGAAPMVKFRVNETMYHMGYYLADSIYPEWGTFVKTIPMPQGEKKQKFAKRQEAARKDVERAFGVLQSRFAIVRGPSRWWHPNDMKSIIYACIILHNMIVEDERNTYKGNFVYEQVNNDISDAEVLSGPIPAFRNMLERRAHQIEKSIHRQLQADLVEHIWDLPEIDNNET; encoded by the coding sequence ATGGATCCAAACAATTTACCCGACTGGAACACATTTTACAACGAATGTGTGGAGGATTTTATGAATGACACGTTCGTTGAAGATATGATGCAGCAGGAGATGGAGTtctatcaacaacaacaacaacatgccAACACCGTTAGACCCAAGAAAACAAGAAGAGTAATAAAGAGAGATCGTGAAGCTGGGAACGAGCGGTTGATGAAGGACTACTTCTCTGAAAATCCTGTATACACGGAAGAGCTTTTCCGACGAAGGTTTCGAATGCGAAAGCATGTGTTCCTCAGAATTGTAGAGGCCCTTGGGTCTTATAACCCGTACTTTTTAATGTCCGTTgatgcagttggaagacaaggtctatcaccattacaaaagtgcaccGCCGCTATTCGTATGTTAGCGTATGGATCACCTGCTGACAGTGTTGATGAATACGTTAgaattggtgaaagtactgcaattgagtgctTAAAGAATTTTGTAGAAGGTGTGTGTGAAGTATTTGGTGGGCAATACTTGAGGCGTCCAAACGAGGAAGACATGACACGCCTACTTCAATGGGGGGAGTCTCGTGGATTTCCAGGTATGTTAGGTTCCattgattgtatgcattgggaatggaagaattgtccagttgcgtggaaaggtcaatacacccgaggtgatcatggaagacccacaatcatgcttgaagcagtggcatcacaagacttgtggatttggcatgcattttttggcattgcaggCTCAAATAATGACATTACTGTGCTAAACCAATCTCCGGTGTTTAATGAGGTTTTGCGTGGAGCTGCTCCCATGGTGAAATTTAGAGTGAATGAAACAATGTATCACATGGGATACTATCTAGCAGACAGTATCTATCCCGAGTGGGGtacatttgtgaagaccatcccaatgccacaaggagaaaaaaaacaaaagtttGCCAAAAGACAAGAAGCAGCAAGAAAGGACGTGGAACGTGCATTCGGAGTGCTCCAATCTCGGTTTGCGATTGTCCGTGGTCCATCACGCTGGTGGCATCCGAATGACATGAAGTCAATCATCtatgcttgcatcatattgcataacatgattgttgaagatgagcgcaacacgtacaaaggtaattttgtttatgagcaggtcaataatgacatatcGGATGCTGAAGTATTAAGCGGTCCTATTCCCGCTTTTAGAAATATGTTGGAAAGGAGAGCACATCAAATTGAAAAGTCAATCCATCGCCAacttcaagcagacttggtggagcatatCTGGGACCTTCCTGAAATCGATAATAATGAAACTTAA
- the LOC130735909 gene encoding glutathione S-transferase T3-like: MSSYPPQNQSPHTGGNVHNSQYQMFPYTSQNQPLHPDENFTNPQYPMYPPQYQFQSQAPPTGSTGSKVSDTQCEATPDDTQHEGLDDIDLEDEDQSSGKKRTRWRVKDDLLLVQSWLNISKDPTVGTDQTAAKFWDRIRDQFDEYRDFDTPPRTGKMLKCRFGKLSKDIQFFTGCYNKVTTPWKSGHSEKDIMAEAHALFQVDHKKDFTHENVWRMVKDEPKWKGQSMKTNSRGQKKSGAGADGTSTDPSASIDCDEYEATPPTTRPKGKKAEKRKAKTTDTASSTLSFAPHPDVLAMGKAKMEMMANFREIRNRELDLQQADQQLKQSELQLRQEELKFKKAENFRAYMDILNKNTSGMNDEELRTHNALRAFALSELGMS, from the coding sequence ATGTCTTCatatccacctcaaaaccaaTCGCCTCACACCGGTGGCAATGTTCATAATTCTCAGTACCAAATGTTTCCATATACATCTCAAAACCAACCACTTCACCCTGATGAAAATTTCACAAATCCACAATACCCCATGTATCCACCACAATACCAATTTCAAAGCCAAGCCCCTCCTACTGGTAGCACtggttcaaaagtctctgatacACAATGTGAGGCTACGCCTGATGATACACAACACGAgggtctagatgatattgatcttgaagaTGAGGATCAATCTTCTGGAAAGAAACGCACCAGATGGAGGGTTAAAGACGATTTACTTCTTGTTCAATCATGGCTCAACATTTCTAAGGATCCGACGGTGGGAACTGATCAAACGGCAGCAAAGTTTTGGGATAGGATCCGCGACCAATTTGATGAGTACCGTGACTTTGACACTCCTCCGAGGACAGGGAAGATGCTGAAATGTCGTTTTGGAAAATTGAGTAAAGATATTCAATTCTTTACCGGTTGCTACAACAAAGTTACCACTCCttggaaaagtggacactcagaGAAGGATATCATGGCTGAGGCGCATGCCCTATTTCAGGTAGACCATAAAAAAGATTTCACACATGAGAATGTATGGCGGATGGTGAAAGATGAACCAAAGTGGAAGGGACAATCAATGAAAACCAATTCAAGGGGACAAAAGAAGTCAGGAGCTGGCGCCGACGGAACATCGACTGACCCAAGTGCATCAATTGATTGCGACGAATATGAGGCAACACCACCAACAACTCGCCCGAAGGGCAAGAAGGCAGAGAAGAGAAAGGCCAAAACAACAGATACTGCGTCAAGTACTCTATCTTTTGCTCCTCACCCTGATGTGTTAGCCATGGGGAAGGCTAAAATGGAAATGATGGCAAATTTTAGGGAGATAAGGAATAGAGAACTAGATTTGCAACAAGCTGACCAACAACTGAAACAAAGTGAACTGCAATTGAGACAGGAAGAACTCAAATTTAAGAAGGCGGAGAACTTTCGGGCATATATGGATATCCTTAACAAGAACACATCTGGAATGAACGATGAGGAGTTGCGTACGCATAACGCACTACGTGCTTTCGCCTTAAGTGAACTAGGAATGTCTTAA